A stretch of the Ptiloglossa arizonensis isolate GNS036 chromosome 1, iyPtiAriz1_principal, whole genome shotgun sequence genome encodes the following:
- the Psidin gene encoding phagocyte signaling impaired produces the protein MASKAHVENIVNERRLRPIYDWLDNGNNKKALQEADKVLKKHPSNQCAKVLKALALLRLGKENEGQVIMDKVRSEVPCEDSTLQVMSICYREIHQPNKISEVYEAAAKADPNNEELLTHLFMSYVRLGDYKKQQQTAISLYKLKPKNPYYFWAVMSIVMQAAHGDEKLAKGVTLPLAERMVLKLINMGKMEAETEVQLFLMILELQGKNEEMLRVLSGPLALHLSPDPQRKAALLLRLERFPEAANAYKELISENIDNWAYYQDYLFAALKYQKPEECLDFFKKIITTSEKKVRAPYLAKLELLKRTQNKEIIENATKPVDLMHLYFSQFGEKDCVVEDLRLYLDLLTPTGRLQLLQRIEEDVGVKPEEFATTVQQMQRHIHLEQLRRICGFHQSPIVGINEQKQLVNRLCKLYEKGNELCPIQERLPTDFCPTDSYILLATHLLHELWYSTNDASYLYRAMAILERGLFLSSANFHIKILLVRIYLEAGLVISAEHVFLLLDVKHIQLDSLGYLHAPLLAPLGHLSLASTTLDHSTKFFIANCKDSADHLTFAYKYGSFVKIQEFVELKERLENSFHFVMTTVDKMILELSWCDSSTSLISTLNNMHIQPNEDSVRLNSLRDNRDLEVVRGWEPFTENGKDPRMQEETRVCMLRLLAARNLILKILAACVMPDTSSLLTRLCRELKQLDTEHIPLILQTFESEGKKNRPCKILVPMDAVERLREAHYSEQLKTIARLVESLSCSRYPDFECIKNMLQASPCLQTIDIPEKGIPVSFKHFLLRAATCSESLAIISAICTICATQLQPGTLHKKNRKKYCKEIETVSLNDNDHSWKDVAIVLAERIQNLDLALTELEKFQLHTGLSDDEDDIRTPIIKYGQISLGQSCRSLKSRAQITLKLLNSLKR, from the exons ATGGCGTCTAAGGCCCATGTGGAAAATATTGTTAACGAACGTCGATTGCGTCCGATATATG ATTGGTTGGATAATGGAAACAATAAGAAAGCCCTTCAAGAAGCAGATAAGGTGCTTAAAAAACATCCGAGTAACCAGTGTGCTAAAGTGCTCAAAGCTTTGGCTTTATTGCGACTTGGTAAAGAAAATGAAGGTCAAGTTATTATGGATAAGGTACGCTCAGAAGTACCTTGTGAGGATTCTACCCTACAAGTTATGAGTATTTGTTATAGAGAGATACATCAAC CAAATAAAATTAGCGAAGTTTATGAGGCTGCAGCGAAAGCAGATCCAAACAATGAGGAGTTACTGACTCATCTCTTTATGTCGTATGTACGTCTTGGGGATTATAAAAAACAGCAGCAAACAGCAATTTCCTTATATAAACTAAAACCAAAAAATCCTTATTATTTTTGGGCTGTGATGAGTATAGTTATGCAGGCTGCACATGGGGATGAAAAGTTGGCGAAAGGAGTTACTTTACCATTAGCAGAAAGAATG GTATTGAAACTAATTAATATGGGAAAAATGGAAGCAGAAACAGAAGTCCAACTTTTTTTAATGATATTGGAGCTTCAaggtaaaaacgaagaaatgttaAGAGTTTTATCTGGACCTTTAGCCTTACATCTTTCACCTGATCCACAACGCAAGGCAGCACTTTTACTAAGGTTGGAACGTTTTCCTGAAGCTGCTAATGCATACAAGGAACTTATTAGTGAAAA TATTGACAACTGGGCATATTATCAAGACTACCTTTTTGCGGCTCTTAAATATCAAAAACCAGAAGAGTGTTTAGATTTTTTTAAAAAGATCATAACTACATCAGAGAAAAAAGTTAGAGCTCCATATCTTGCAAAGCTTGAATTATTAAAACGCACTCAAAATAAGGAGATTATTGAAAATGCCACTAAACCAGTGGATCTAATGCATctgtatttttcacaatttggtGAAAAAGACTGTGTAGTTGAAGACTTACGACTGTACTTAGATTTGTTAACTCCTACGGGCAGGTTACAGTTGCTGCAAAGA ataGAAGAGGATGTAGGTGTTAAACCAGAAGAATTTGCAACTACTGTACAACAAATGCAGAGACATATTCATTTAGAACAACTACGTCGTATTTGTGGTTTCCATCAATCTCCCATTGTAGGAATAAATGAACAAAAACAATTGGTGAAccgattatgtaaattatatgaAAAGGGTAATGAATTATGTCCAATACAAGAAAGATTACCAACAGATTTTTGTCCTACGGATTCATACATCCTTTTAGCCACACATTTGTTGCATGAATTATGGTACAGTACTAATGATGCATCTTACCTGTACAG GGCAATGGCGATATTGGAACGTGGCTTATTTTTAAGTTCTGCAAATtttcatataaaaattttactagTGCGAATATATTTAGAAGCAGGACTAGTAATTTCAGCAGAACATGTTTTCTTATTATTGGATGTAAAACATATTCAATTAGATTCGTTGGGTTATTTACATGCACCATTGCTTGCTCCTCTCGGTCACCTTTCATTGGCTTCTACAACTTTAGATCACTCTACTaaattttttattgcaaattgCAAGGAT AGTGCAGATCATCTAACGTTTGCTTataaatatggaagttttgtaAAGATTCAAGAATTCGTGGAGTTAAAAGAACGTTTGGAAAACTCCTTTCACTTTGTTATGACTACTGTAGATAAGATGATCCTGGAATTAAGCTGGTGCGATAGTTCTACATcgctaatttctactttaaatAATATGCATATTCAACCCAATGAAGATTCGGTTCGATTAAATTCTTTACGTGATAATCGTGATTTAGAG GTTGTTCGAGGATGGGAGCCATTCACAGAGAATGGAAAGGACCCCAGGATGCAAGAAGAAACACGTGTATGCATGTTAAGATTACTTGCAGCgagaaatttaatattgaaaatctTAGCAGCGTGTGTAATGCCCGATACTTCTTCCCTTCTTACACGACTATGCAGGGAACTAAAACAACTGGATACTGAGCACATTCCTTTGATACTTCAAACATTTGAATCGGAGGGAAAGAAAAATAGGCCGTGCAAAATATTGGTTCCTATGGACGCAGTAGAAAGGTTACGCGAAGCCCATTATTCCGAGCAATTGAAAACGATTGCTCGGCTCGTAGAATCGCTGTCTTGCTCACGTTATCCTGACTTcgaatgtataaaaaatatgcTACAGGCATCACCATGTCTTCAGACAATAGACATCCCTGAAAAGGGTATTCCAGTGTCTTTTAAGCATTTTTTGCTAAGAGCAGCTACGTGTAGTGAATCTCTTGCGATTATTAGTGCCATATGTACTATCTGTGCGACGCAATTACAACCTGGAACCTTGcacaagaaaaatagaaaaaaatactgCAAGGAAATAGAAACCGTTTCTCTGAATGATAATGATCAT AGCTGGAAAGATGTTGCAATAGTACTTGCAGAAAGAATTCAGAATTTAGATTTAGCCTTAACAGAACTCGAAAAGTTTCAGCTACATACAGGACTGAGTGATGACGAAGATGATATACGTACACCGATAATTAAATACGGACAAATTAGTCTAGGACAAAGTTGCAGGTCGTTAAAATCTCGCGCTCAAATCACATTGAAACTATTAAATAGTTTAAAAAGgtga